From the Solanum lycopersicum chromosome 10, SLM_r2.1 genome, one window contains:
- the LOC101252642 gene encoding secoisolariciresinol dehydrogenase-like isoform X2: MASASFLSTIGKRLEGKVAIVTGGASGIGEAIAKLFFEHGAKVVIADVQDELGNSVINALGGSSNSIYIHCDVTNEDYVQEAVDRTIATFGKLDIMICNAGICDETKPRIIDNTKADFERVLSINITGVFLSMKHAARVMVPTRSGCIISTASVSSKVGAAASHAYCSSKHAVLGLTKNLAVELGQFGIRVNCLSPYAMVTPMATKIIGLENEELENAMSTIGNLKGATLKVDDVAKAALFLASDDAQYISGHNLFIDGGFTVSNPGLGMFKYPES, translated from the exons ATGGCTTCTGCTTCATTCCTTTCAACAATCGGCAAAAG GCTAGAGGGGAAAGTAGCAATTGTAACCGGAGGAGCTAGTGGTATCGGTGAAGCAATTGCAAAGCTCTTCTTTGAACATGGAGCCAAAGTGGTCATTGCTGATGTCCAAGATGAACTCGGCAACTCGGTCATCAACGCCCTTGGCGGCTCATCCAACTCCATTTACATCCACTGTGACGTCACAAACGAAGACTACGTCCAAGAAGCTGTCGACAGAACCATCGCCACATTTGGAAAACTCGACATCATGATCTGCAATGCTGGCATATGCGACGAGACCAAGCCAAGAATCATCGACAATACAAAAGCAGATTTTGAACGAGTCCTTAGCATCAATATAACAGGAGTTTTCTTGAGCATGAAGCATGCCGCTCGAGTCATGGTCCCGACACGTAGCGGCTGCATCATATCCACCGCTAGTGTAAGCTCCAAGGTTGGAGCTGCAGCATCACATGCTTACTGCAGCTCCAAACACGCCGTGTTGGGTCTTACCAAGAACCTAGCGGTGGAACTAGGACAATTCGGTATACGTGTGAATTGCTTGTCACCATACGCGATGGTCACGCCAATGGCGACAAAGATCATTGGACTTGAAAATGAAGAGCTTGAGAACGCGATGAGCACGATTGGGAACCTTAAAGGTGCTACTCTGAAGGTGGATGATGTTGCAAAAGCAGCATTGTTCTTAGCAAGTGATGATGCCCAGTATATCAGTGGGCACAATCTATTCATTGATGGGGGATTCACTGTGTCTAATCCAGGACTAGGCATGTTCAAGTATCCAGAATCTTGA
- the LOC101251343 gene encoding E3 ubiquitin ligase PQT3-like isoform X1, with the protein MSVYFKFKSAKDYDSIPIDGHFITVGNLKEKIFESKHLGRGTDFDLVVTNAQSNEEYLDEDTLIPKNTSVLIRRVPGRPRMPIVTAPVTEPDEPQVEYRSEEAQAVRSNFVGGESSATKYPEDLEWDEFGNDLYSIPETISVQSSNQVQDAPPPSKADEESKIKALIDTPALDWQSQPSDGFGAGRGYGRGQGGRMMGGRGGRGFGWGGGLERKTPPPGYVCHRCKVPGHFIQHCPTNGDPNFDIRKVKPPTGIPKSMLMATPDGSYALPSGASAVLKPNEAAFEREVEGMPSIRSVGDLPQELHCPLCKEVMKDAVLTSKCCFSSYCDKCIRDHIISKSVCVCGATNILADDLLPNKTVRDTINRILESNNSSAEHGGSALQVQDMESARILPPKIPSPSQSAASRGEPLPPPPPPPPVKEENSKAQEIAEEGKNGSASQQMLERGRTLKVADVSEATHESVSVKEPVSPGSAPLADEEVQQKPVVGEAGKKKKKKKTRLPLNPAAAEMQWRAAQDLAAENYMMSMGPAAYNPYWTGMQPGLDGFGAPYPGAMPYNPYGMGPLDVPFMPPPVVPHDPFGGQGFMLPFGPPMQRDLAADFGMGFNAGPPIMSREEFEARKADLRRKRESERRGESREFPKDREHARDVGSTADGPSLKPKSKAPSSSSRPRQPERPSPDLDHRVDDHRRPERPSPDLDHRRRAERPSPDLDHRRRSERPSPDHDYPRRPERLSPDRRLRDPELPRPSSKKKYEDYDDHHHEDRHRHEDRHQRGTHRSSSSHHRSESSANAKPSSVGPSEPQSKSVDKRKASVFSRISFPAEDSAAASKKRKVPSSSEVPVSSSASHRGGTTNGYHGEYKTTTGSRKSATVSVDYESSDDDRHFKRKPSRLR; encoded by the exons ATGTcagtttattttaagtttaaaagtGCGAAAGATTATGATTCAATTCCAATTGATGGTCACTTTATTACTGTTggtaatttgaaagaaaaaatatttgaatccaAGCATCTGGGCAGGGGTACAGATTTCGACCTCGTTGTCACCAACGCCCAGTCTAACGAAG AATATCTTGATGAGGACACCTTGATTCCCAAAAATACTAGTGTTTTGATTCGTCGCGTTCCTGGACGACCTCGCATGCCCATAGTAACTGCACCTGTAACAGAACCAGACGA GCCCCAGGTAGAATACCGATCTGAGGAGGCTCAAGCAGTTAGAAGTAATTTTGTGGGAGGGGAGTCATCTGCCACCAAATAT CCTGAAGATCTTGAATGGGATGAATTTGGAAATGATCTTTACTCTATTCCTGAAACAATATCAGTACAGTCAAGCAACCAAGTGCAGGATGCTCCTCCTCCAAGTAAAGCTGATGAGGAGAGTAAGATCAAAGCTTTAATTGACACTCCAGCCTTAGATTGGCAGAG TCAACCCTCTGATGGCTTTGGTGCTGGTAGAGGGTATGGACGAGGTCAAGGTGGAAGAATGATGGGTGGACGTGGTGGGCGAGGTTTTG GTTGGGGTGGTGGATTGGAACGGAAAACACCACCACCAGGCTATGTATGCCATCGCTGTAAGGTGCCTG GGCATTTCATTCAGCACTGTCCAACAAATGGTGACCCCAATTTTGACATTAGGAAAGTGAAACCTCCAACTGGCATTCCGAAGTCCATGTTAATGGCAACCCCAGATGGTTCATATGCTTTACCAAGTGGTGCCAGTGCTGTTTTAAAGCCCAATGA GGCTGCTTttgaaagagaagttgaaggGATGCCTTCTATACGTTCCGTTGGTGATCTTCCACAAGAGCTTCATTGTCCCTTGTGTAAAGAAGTAATGAAAGATGCAGTGTTGACAAGCAAGTGTTGTTTTAGCAGTTACTGCGATAAAT GCATAAGGGATCATATCATCTCGAAGTCGGTGTGTGTCTGTGGGGCCACAAATATACTTGCTGATGACCTGTTACCCAACAAGACTGTGAGGGATACAATTAATAGAATATTGGAATCAAATAATAGCAGTGCAGAGCATGGGGGTAGTGCTCTCCAAGTTCAAG ATATGGAGTCAGCGCGCATTCTCCCACCAAAGATTCCATCTCCTTCACAATCTGCAGCTTCAAGGGGTGAGCCGTTGccaccaccaccacctcctCCACCTGTTAAGGAGGAAAATTCTAAAGCCCAGGAGATTGCAGAAGAGGGTAAGAATGGCAGTGCTTCTCAGCAAATGTTGGAAAGAGGAAGAACTTTGAAGGTTGCAGATGTTTCTGAAGCTACACACGAGTCCGTCAGTGTTAAAGAACCTGTATCCCCGGGGAGTGCTCCATTGGCTGATGAAGAGGTTCAGCAAAAGCCTGTAGTTGGGGAGGCAG gaaaaaaaaagaagaagaaaaaaacacgATTGCCTTTGAACC CTGCTGCTGCTGAGATGCAGTGGAGAGCTGCACAAGATCTTGCTGCTGAGAATTATATGATGTCCATGGGTCCTGCTGCCTATAATCCATATTGGACAGGCATGCAACCTGGACTAGATGGGTTTGGAGCCCCTTATCCTGGTGCCATGCCATATAATCCTTATGGAATGGGTCCTCTAGATGTGCCCTTTATGCCGCCTCCTGTCGTACCACATGATCCATTTGGCGGACAAGGTTTTATGCTGCCTTTCGGTCCTCCGATGCAGAG GGACCTTGCAGCAGACTTTGGGATGGGATTTAATGCTGGCCCACCAATCATGAGTAGAGAAGAATTTGAGGCTAGAAAGGCTGATCTGAGAAGGAAACGTGAGAGCGAGAGACGTGGAGAGAG CAGGGAGTTCCCTAAAGACAGGGAGCATGCAAGGGATGTTGGGAGCACTGCTGATGGTCCTTCCCTGAAACCCAAATCT AAAGCTCCGTCGAGCTCGAGCCGTCCCCGCCAACCTGAGAGGCCTTCCCCAGACCTTGACCACCGCGTTGATGACCACCGCCGACCTGAGAGACCATCGCCAGATCTTGACCACCGCCGCCGAGCTGAGAGGCCATCGCCAGACCTTGACCACCGCCGCCGATCTGAGAGGCCATCGCCAGACCATGATTACCCCCGCCGACCTGAGAGGCTGTCTCCAGATCGCCGATTGCGTGACCCTGAACTTCCTCGCCCTTCTTCCAAGAAAAAGTATGAAGATTATGACGATCATCACCATGAGGACCGCCACCGCCATGAGGACCGCCATCAGCGCGGTACCCATCGCAGTAGCAGTAGCCATCACCGTTCAGAATCTTCAGCTAACGCCAAACCATCCTCCGTAGGCCCATCTGAACCGCAATCCAAATCCGTTGATAAGAGGAAGGCCAGTGTTTTTTCTCGTATCAGTTTCCCAGCCGAAGATTCAGCAGCAGCTTCAAAGAAGCGAAAGGTGCCATCCTCGAGTGAAGTACCAGTGAGTTCTTCAGCGAGCCACAGGGGTGGCACAACGAATGGGTATCATGGGGAGTACAAAACGACTACTGGATCAAGGAAGAGTGCCACTGTGAGTGTGGATTACGAGAGTAGTGATGATGATCGGCACTTCAAAAGAAAGCCTTCAAG GTTGAGATAG
- the LOC101252341 gene encoding small ribosomal subunit protein eS17 translates to MGRVRTKTVKKSSRQVIERYYSKMTLDFHTNKKILEEVAIIPSKRLRNKIAGFSTHLMKRIQKGPVRGISLKLQEEERERRMDFVPDESAINTERIEVDKETIDLLASMGMSELPGVVLKEEQTVAIAGPVGGFGGGRGGFGGGRGGRGGY, encoded by the coding sequence ATGGGTCGTGTCCGTACAAAAACAGTGAAGAAATCTTCACGTCAAGTGATTGAGCGTTACTACTCAAAAATGACTTTAGATTTCCACACAAACAAGAAGATTCTCGAAGAAGTTGCTATCATCCCATCGAAGCGTCTCCGCAACAAGATCGCTGGATTCTCTACTCATCTGATGAAGCGAATCCAAAAAGGTCCGGTTAGAGGCATTTCTCTTAAGCTACAAGAGGAAGAGAGAGAACGCCGTATGGACTTCGTTCCTGATGAATCTGCTATTAATACTGAGAGGATTGAAGTTGATAAGGAAACTATTGACTTGCTTGCTTCAATGGGTATGAGCGAATTACCTGGTGTTGTACTCAAAGAAGAGCAGACGGTGGCTATTGCTGGACCTGTTGGTGGATTTGGCGGTGGTCGTGGTGGGTTCGGCGGCGGACGTGGAGGTCGTGGTGGTTACTGA
- the LOC101251343 gene encoding E3 ubiquitin ligase PQT3-like isoform X2, with amino-acid sequence MSVYFKFKSAKDYDSIPIDGHFITVGNLKEKIFESKHLGRGTDFDLVVTNAQSNEEYLDEDTLIPKNTSVLIRRVPGRPRMPIVTAPVTEPDEPQVEYRSEEAQAVRSNFVGGESSATKYPEDLEWDEFGNDLYSIPETISVQSSNQVQDAPPPSKADEESKIKALIDTPALDWQSQPSDGFGAGRGYGRGQGGRMMGGRGGRGFGWGGGLERKTPPPGYVCHRCKVPGHFIQHCPTNGDPNFDIRKVKPPTGIPKSMLMATPDGSYALPSGASAVLKPNEAAFEREVEGMPSIRSVGDLPQELHCPLCKEVMKDAVLTSKCCFSSYCDKCIRDHIISKSVCVCGATNILADDLLPNKTVRDTINRILESNNSSAEHGGSALQVQDMESARILPPKIPSPSQSAASRGEPLPPPPPPPPVKEENSKAQEIAEEGKNGSASQQMLERGRTLKVADVSEATHESVSVKEPVSPGSAPLADEEVQQKPVVGEAGKKKKKKKTRLPLNPAAAEMQWRAAQDLAAENYMMSMGPAAYNPYWTGMQPGLDGFGAPYPGAMPYNPYGMGPLDVPFMPPPVVPHDPFGGQGFMLPFGPPMQRDLAADFGMGFNAGPPIMSREEFEARKADLRRKRESERRGEREFPKDREHARDVGSTADGPSLKPKSKAPSSSSRPRQPERPSPDLDHRVDDHRRPERPSPDLDHRRRAERPSPDLDHRRRSERPSPDHDYPRRPERLSPDRRLRDPELPRPSSKKKYEDYDDHHHEDRHRHEDRHQRGTHRSSSSHHRSESSANAKPSSVGPSEPQSKSVDKRKASVFSRISFPAEDSAAASKKRKVPSSSEVPVSSSASHRGGTTNGYHGEYKTTTGSRKSATVSVDYESSDDDRHFKRKPSRLR; translated from the exons ATGTcagtttattttaagtttaaaagtGCGAAAGATTATGATTCAATTCCAATTGATGGTCACTTTATTACTGTTggtaatttgaaagaaaaaatatttgaatccaAGCATCTGGGCAGGGGTACAGATTTCGACCTCGTTGTCACCAACGCCCAGTCTAACGAAG AATATCTTGATGAGGACACCTTGATTCCCAAAAATACTAGTGTTTTGATTCGTCGCGTTCCTGGACGACCTCGCATGCCCATAGTAACTGCACCTGTAACAGAACCAGACGA GCCCCAGGTAGAATACCGATCTGAGGAGGCTCAAGCAGTTAGAAGTAATTTTGTGGGAGGGGAGTCATCTGCCACCAAATAT CCTGAAGATCTTGAATGGGATGAATTTGGAAATGATCTTTACTCTATTCCTGAAACAATATCAGTACAGTCAAGCAACCAAGTGCAGGATGCTCCTCCTCCAAGTAAAGCTGATGAGGAGAGTAAGATCAAAGCTTTAATTGACACTCCAGCCTTAGATTGGCAGAG TCAACCCTCTGATGGCTTTGGTGCTGGTAGAGGGTATGGACGAGGTCAAGGTGGAAGAATGATGGGTGGACGTGGTGGGCGAGGTTTTG GTTGGGGTGGTGGATTGGAACGGAAAACACCACCACCAGGCTATGTATGCCATCGCTGTAAGGTGCCTG GGCATTTCATTCAGCACTGTCCAACAAATGGTGACCCCAATTTTGACATTAGGAAAGTGAAACCTCCAACTGGCATTCCGAAGTCCATGTTAATGGCAACCCCAGATGGTTCATATGCTTTACCAAGTGGTGCCAGTGCTGTTTTAAAGCCCAATGA GGCTGCTTttgaaagagaagttgaaggGATGCCTTCTATACGTTCCGTTGGTGATCTTCCACAAGAGCTTCATTGTCCCTTGTGTAAAGAAGTAATGAAAGATGCAGTGTTGACAAGCAAGTGTTGTTTTAGCAGTTACTGCGATAAAT GCATAAGGGATCATATCATCTCGAAGTCGGTGTGTGTCTGTGGGGCCACAAATATACTTGCTGATGACCTGTTACCCAACAAGACTGTGAGGGATACAATTAATAGAATATTGGAATCAAATAATAGCAGTGCAGAGCATGGGGGTAGTGCTCTCCAAGTTCAAG ATATGGAGTCAGCGCGCATTCTCCCACCAAAGATTCCATCTCCTTCACAATCTGCAGCTTCAAGGGGTGAGCCGTTGccaccaccaccacctcctCCACCTGTTAAGGAGGAAAATTCTAAAGCCCAGGAGATTGCAGAAGAGGGTAAGAATGGCAGTGCTTCTCAGCAAATGTTGGAAAGAGGAAGAACTTTGAAGGTTGCAGATGTTTCTGAAGCTACACACGAGTCCGTCAGTGTTAAAGAACCTGTATCCCCGGGGAGTGCTCCATTGGCTGATGAAGAGGTTCAGCAAAAGCCTGTAGTTGGGGAGGCAG gaaaaaaaaagaagaagaaaaaaacacgATTGCCTTTGAACC CTGCTGCTGCTGAGATGCAGTGGAGAGCTGCACAAGATCTTGCTGCTGAGAATTATATGATGTCCATGGGTCCTGCTGCCTATAATCCATATTGGACAGGCATGCAACCTGGACTAGATGGGTTTGGAGCCCCTTATCCTGGTGCCATGCCATATAATCCTTATGGAATGGGTCCTCTAGATGTGCCCTTTATGCCGCCTCCTGTCGTACCACATGATCCATTTGGCGGACAAGGTTTTATGCTGCCTTTCGGTCCTCCGATGCAGAG GGACCTTGCAGCAGACTTTGGGATGGGATTTAATGCTGGCCCACCAATCATGAGTAGAGAAGAATTTGAGGCTAGAAAGGCTGATCTGAGAAGGAAACGTGAGAGCGAGAGACGTGGAGAGAG GGAGTTCCCTAAAGACAGGGAGCATGCAAGGGATGTTGGGAGCACTGCTGATGGTCCTTCCCTGAAACCCAAATCT AAAGCTCCGTCGAGCTCGAGCCGTCCCCGCCAACCTGAGAGGCCTTCCCCAGACCTTGACCACCGCGTTGATGACCACCGCCGACCTGAGAGACCATCGCCAGATCTTGACCACCGCCGCCGAGCTGAGAGGCCATCGCCAGACCTTGACCACCGCCGCCGATCTGAGAGGCCATCGCCAGACCATGATTACCCCCGCCGACCTGAGAGGCTGTCTCCAGATCGCCGATTGCGTGACCCTGAACTTCCTCGCCCTTCTTCCAAGAAAAAGTATGAAGATTATGACGATCATCACCATGAGGACCGCCACCGCCATGAGGACCGCCATCAGCGCGGTACCCATCGCAGTAGCAGTAGCCATCACCGTTCAGAATCTTCAGCTAACGCCAAACCATCCTCCGTAGGCCCATCTGAACCGCAATCCAAATCCGTTGATAAGAGGAAGGCCAGTGTTTTTTCTCGTATCAGTTTCCCAGCCGAAGATTCAGCAGCAGCTTCAAAGAAGCGAAAGGTGCCATCCTCGAGTGAAGTACCAGTGAGTTCTTCAGCGAGCCACAGGGGTGGCACAACGAATGGGTATCATGGGGAGTACAAAACGACTACTGGATCAAGGAAGAGTGCCACTGTGAGTGTGGATTACGAGAGTAGTGATGATGATCGGCACTTCAAAAGAAAGCCTTCAAG GTTGAGATAG
- the LOC101252642 gene encoding secoisolariciresinol dehydrogenase-like isoform X1, with protein sequence MLSKKDTMASASFLSTIGKRLEGKVAIVTGGASGIGEAIAKLFFEHGAKVVIADVQDELGNSVINALGGSSNSIYIHCDVTNEDYVQEAVDRTIATFGKLDIMICNAGICDETKPRIIDNTKADFERVLSINITGVFLSMKHAARVMVPTRSGCIISTASVSSKVGAAASHAYCSSKHAVLGLTKNLAVELGQFGIRVNCLSPYAMVTPMATKIIGLENEELENAMSTIGNLKGATLKVDDVAKAALFLASDDAQYISGHNLFIDGGFTVSNPGLGMFKYPES encoded by the exons ATGCTCAGCAAAAAAGACA CTATGGCTTCTGCTTCATTCCTTTCAACAATCGGCAAAAG GCTAGAGGGGAAAGTAGCAATTGTAACCGGAGGAGCTAGTGGTATCGGTGAAGCAATTGCAAAGCTCTTCTTTGAACATGGAGCCAAAGTGGTCATTGCTGATGTCCAAGATGAACTCGGCAACTCGGTCATCAACGCCCTTGGCGGCTCATCCAACTCCATTTACATCCACTGTGACGTCACAAACGAAGACTACGTCCAAGAAGCTGTCGACAGAACCATCGCCACATTTGGAAAACTCGACATCATGATCTGCAATGCTGGCATATGCGACGAGACCAAGCCAAGAATCATCGACAATACAAAAGCAGATTTTGAACGAGTCCTTAGCATCAATATAACAGGAGTTTTCTTGAGCATGAAGCATGCCGCTCGAGTCATGGTCCCGACACGTAGCGGCTGCATCATATCCACCGCTAGTGTAAGCTCCAAGGTTGGAGCTGCAGCATCACATGCTTACTGCAGCTCCAAACACGCCGTGTTGGGTCTTACCAAGAACCTAGCGGTGGAACTAGGACAATTCGGTATACGTGTGAATTGCTTGTCACCATACGCGATGGTCACGCCAATGGCGACAAAGATCATTGGACTTGAAAATGAAGAGCTTGAGAACGCGATGAGCACGATTGGGAACCTTAAAGGTGCTACTCTGAAGGTGGATGATGTTGCAAAAGCAGCATTGTTCTTAGCAAGTGATGATGCCCAGTATATCAGTGGGCACAATCTATTCATTGATGGGGGATTCACTGTGTCTAATCCAGGACTAGGCATGTTCAAGTATCCAGAATCTTGA
- the LOC101251635 gene encoding uncharacterized protein isoform X2, producing MFDLVTQKRKDQKLTYEDLVIAKGTYEKGTNADIEEFIYQLLDVFDDGVVGRSDLEAVLTAVLRNISSHESHQSEPSPDREILDIFLNAANLTTDDTKCAESCMSFEEFKSWCARLPSVRKFLGTLLSTRDSGSEVPMLVYPENIDPAVILLRKEYAWHIGGALPQDELHEWRLLYHSTVHGLSFSTFLGNISNDKGPTLLVIKDKEGYIYGGYASQPWEKHADFYGDMKSFLFQLYPKASVYRPTGANSNLQWCAIHFSSESIPNGIGFGGRAHHFGLFISANFDLGHTFTCTTFGSPSLSKTHQIYPEVIECWGVAIKRAQDNQDRLQGTVLERFKEDRHMLNMVGLANSSE from the exons ATGTTCGATTTGGTCACCCAGAAGCGTAAGGATCAAAAGCTTACATATGAGGACCTTGTGATTGCTAAA GGAACCTATGAAAAAGGGACAAATGCTGATATTGAAGAGTTTATCTATCAGTTGTTAGATGTCTTTGATGATGGCGTTGTTGGAAG ATCAGATCTGGAAGCAGTCTTGACTGCAGTACTAAGAAATATATCTTCTCATGAGAGCCATCAATCTGAACCTAGTCCGGACAGGGAAATTCTCGACATTTTCCTCAATGCTGCAAATTTGACaacggatgatacaaaatgcgCTGAAAGTTGTATGTCTTTTGAGGAATTTAAAAGTTGGTGTGCCCGTCTTCCATCAGTAAGGAAGTTTCTCGGAACTCTGTTGTCTACACGTGATTCAG GCTCTGAGGTTCCTATGCTAGTATACCCAGAGAACATTGATCCTGCTGTAATATTGTTAAGAAAGGAATATGCTTGGCATATAGGTGGGGCCCTCCCACAAGACGAGCTGCATGAATGGAGACTTTTGTATCACAGTACAGTACATGGCCTAAGTTTCAGTACTTTCCTGGGGAACATTTC AAATGACAAAGGACCAACTTTATTGGTAATTAAAGACAAAGAAGGCTATATTTACGGAGGTTATGCATCTCAGCCATGGGAGAAGCATGCTGACTTTTATGGGGATATGAAGTCTTTCCTCTTCCAGCTATACCCAAAGGCATCGGTTTACCGTCCTACTGGAGCGAACTCTAATTTACAGTGG TGTGCTATACATTTTAGTTCTGAGAGCATCCCCAATGGCATTGGTTTTGGAGGACGAGCACACCACTTCGGCTTGTTCATCTCAGCTAACTTTGACCTGGGGCATACTTTCACCTGCACGACCTTTGGCAGTCCTAGCTTGTCAAAGACCCACCAAATCTATCCAGAAGTGATAGAATGCTGGGGAGTTGCGATAAAAAGAGCTCAAGATAATCAGGATAGACTTCAAGGTACCGTGTTAGAAAGATTTAAAGAGGATCGCCATATGCTTAACATGGTTGGACTTGCAAATTCAAGTGAGTGA
- the LOC101243657 gene encoding short chain aldehyde dehydrogenase 1-like → MNGYSSPIAHTSRRLEGKVAIVTGGASGFGESTVRLFLQNGAKVVIADVQDEIGQSLCNDLLNCPKNKNNDFTYIHCDVTKVSDVENLIDATISKYGKLDIMFNNAGIPGNLDFNIIDADNENFKKVFDVNVYGSFLGAKYAARVMIPEKKGVILFTSSLASVSSGESPHSYTASKHAVVGLMKNLCAELGQHGIRVNCVSPCAVATPMLVKAMGVDKSVVDGIICSSANLKGVAPTAEDVAEAALYLASDESKFVSGVNLVIDGGYSTTNMSYIKTIQSVLFSK, encoded by the exons atgaatggcTATTCCTCTCCTATAGCTCACACAAGCAGAAG ATTAGAAGGGAAAGTAGCTATTGTAACAGGAGGAGCTAGTGGATTTGGAGAAAGTACAGTAAGACTTTTCTTACAAAATGGTGCAAAAGTTGTAATAGCTGATGTTCAAGATGAAATTGGACAATCTCTTTGCAATGATCTCCTCAATTgtcctaaaaataaaaacaatgatTTTACATACATACATTGTGATGTAACAAAGGTCTCCGACGTCGAAAACCTTATCGACGCAACAATTTCCAAGTATGGAAAACTCGATATCATGTTCAACAACGCAG GAATTCCGGGGAATCTCGATTTCAACATAATTGACGCAGATAACGAGAATTTCAAAAAGGTATTTGACGTTAACGTGTACGGATCATTTCTCGGTGCGAAATATGCTGCCCGGGTCATGATCCCAGAAAAGAAAGGTGTCATTCTTTTTACGTCTAGTTTGGCCTCCGTTTCCTCGGGTGAATCACCGCATTCATACACCGCCTCGAAACACGCGGTGGTGGGACTCATGAAGAATTTATGTGCCGAATTAGGGCAACACGGGATAAGAGTGAACTGCGTCTCGCCGTGCGCGGTGGCGACACCGATGTTAGTGAAGGCGATGGGTGTCGATAAGAGCGTCGTGGACGGAATAATTTGCTCGTCGGCGAATTTAAAAGGGGTGGCTCCGACGGCAGAGGATGTGGCGGAGGCGGCGTTGTATTTGGCAAGTGATGAGTCTAAGTTTGTAAGCGGAGTTAACCTAGTGATTGATGGAGGTTATAGTACTACTAATATGAGTtacataaaaacaattcaaagtGTATTATTTTCGAAGTAA
- the LOC101251635 gene encoding uncharacterized protein isoform X1 — protein MGNSQSNSTNPRFDLAKRAFTERKLEDLKSLFDSLAAQSQSNGKYVSSSVFKAYIGVEGPLGDRMFDLVTQKRKDQKLTYEDLVIAKGTYEKGTNADIEEFIYQLLDVFDDGVVGRSDLEAVLTAVLRNISSHESHQSEPSPDREILDIFLNAANLTTDDTKCAESCMSFEEFKSWCARLPSVRKFLGTLLSTRDSGSEVPMLVYPENIDPAVILLRKEYAWHIGGALPQDELHEWRLLYHSTVHGLSFSTFLGNISNDKGPTLLVIKDKEGYIYGGYASQPWEKHADFYGDMKSFLFQLYPKASVYRPTGANSNLQWCAIHFSSESIPNGIGFGGRAHHFGLFISANFDLGHTFTCTTFGSPSLSKTHQIYPEVIECWGVAIKRAQDNQDRLQGTVLERFKEDRHMLNMVGLANSSE, from the exons ATGGGAAACTCTCAGTCGAATTCAACGAATCCACGTTTTGATTTAGCCAAGAG AGCTTTCACAGAGAGGAAATTGGAAGACTTGAAATCGTTGTTCGATTCACTAGCTGCACAATCACAGAGCAATGGAAAATACGTTTCTTCTTCTGTTTTCAAG GCATATATTGGAGTTGAAGGGCCATTGGGTGATAGAATGTTCGATTTGGTCACCCAGAAGCGTAAGGATCAAAAGCTTACATATGAGGACCTTGTGATTGCTAAA GGAACCTATGAAAAAGGGACAAATGCTGATATTGAAGAGTTTATCTATCAGTTGTTAGATGTCTTTGATGATGGCGTTGTTGGAAG ATCAGATCTGGAAGCAGTCTTGACTGCAGTACTAAGAAATATATCTTCTCATGAGAGCCATCAATCTGAACCTAGTCCGGACAGGGAAATTCTCGACATTTTCCTCAATGCTGCAAATTTGACaacggatgatacaaaatgcgCTGAAAGTTGTATGTCTTTTGAGGAATTTAAAAGTTGGTGTGCCCGTCTTCCATCAGTAAGGAAGTTTCTCGGAACTCTGTTGTCTACACGTGATTCAG GCTCTGAGGTTCCTATGCTAGTATACCCAGAGAACATTGATCCTGCTGTAATATTGTTAAGAAAGGAATATGCTTGGCATATAGGTGGGGCCCTCCCACAAGACGAGCTGCATGAATGGAGACTTTTGTATCACAGTACAGTACATGGCCTAAGTTTCAGTACTTTCCTGGGGAACATTTC AAATGACAAAGGACCAACTTTATTGGTAATTAAAGACAAAGAAGGCTATATTTACGGAGGTTATGCATCTCAGCCATGGGAGAAGCATGCTGACTTTTATGGGGATATGAAGTCTTTCCTCTTCCAGCTATACCCAAAGGCATCGGTTTACCGTCCTACTGGAGCGAACTCTAATTTACAGTGG TGTGCTATACATTTTAGTTCTGAGAGCATCCCCAATGGCATTGGTTTTGGAGGACGAGCACACCACTTCGGCTTGTTCATCTCAGCTAACTTTGACCTGGGGCATACTTTCACCTGCACGACCTTTGGCAGTCCTAGCTTGTCAAAGACCCACCAAATCTATCCAGAAGTGATAGAATGCTGGGGAGTTGCGATAAAAAGAGCTCAAGATAATCAGGATAGACTTCAAGGTACCGTGTTAGAAAGATTTAAAGAGGATCGCCATATGCTTAACATGGTTGGACTTGCAAATTCAAGTGAGTGA